The following coding sequences are from one Mytilus trossulus isolate FHL-02 chromosome 8, PNRI_Mtr1.1.1.hap1, whole genome shotgun sequence window:
- the LOC134680808 gene encoding myosin-6-like, whose product MTNMNGLPGIEVLFRENKRLANKLTKDELKSLKTYISDRLLHDHEELLFEYNTLKSSHNSSIQELKLTIEQQEKELAFKNEIIKNYKSSDENLAIVYKKRGEKLEKRHSVLLEDHESNKGTVKLFELRVQNLQKELEEYQQKEEQQAKLIEEQEEAIKRLHESQDNVINSDKLAKDLLKVKLAVDDKTREFQKIKQLNAELLGQIEAYKSKCTELQTNMEKIKTDFNNQTQEFRSKCEQIASLQYHIDMEKRTTSELQKELQALLGPLNNIQGQQGQQGDQNNKDVSMYKAESMRSQVQYLEGRVKLVEERLALYRISVRDSTKEVGIVSTDCKRLEQLIERLVVHESTTIEKTLIELRESTETRRCVLEESIDEILKQAPGVISRDANEIRAQITSLKKQAEQSRLNDVIIRCSRLFPRIEACEKAQFAINDKVISKQWKESTAQPKYTPKPRRSIDHTNTTFSGLPKKPPPMPLLLRSKTHNGNSPVWKRKYSTSMDSILLSPTLIDLSVSPNPSPRATTETKSRVSFFPPGRPLSAFSNSSLGKTSQ is encoded by the coding sequence ttctCTTCCGGGAAAATAAACGCCTTGCAAATAAACTTACAAAGGATGAACTAAAGTCACTAAAGACCTACATCAGCGATCGTCTATTACACGACCACGAAGAACTTTTATTTGAGTATAATACTCTCAAATCATCTCATAACTCTAGTATACAGGAACTGAAACTGACTATAGAACAACAAGAAAAAGAACTAgctttcaaaaatgaaattattaaaaactaCAAATCTAGTGATGAAAATTTAGCTATTGTCTATAAAAAACGAGGAGAGAAACTCGAGAAGAGACATTCTGTTTTGCTCGAAGATCATGAGTCTAATAAAGGAACAGTTAAGCTGTTCGAACTTAGAGTTCAAAACTTGCAAAAGGAACTTGAAGAATATCAACAGAAAGAAGAGCAACAGGCGAAGCTTATAGAAGAACAAGAGGAAGCAATCAAGCGTCTCCATGAATCACAAGACAACGTTATAAACAGTGACAAGCTAGCTAAAGACCTTCTAAAAGTGAAATTAGCTGTGGATGACAAAACCCGGGAATTTCAAAAGATTAAGCAACTTAATGCAGAGTTACTTGGTCAGATTGAAGCGTACAAATCAAAATGTACAGAACTGCAAACCAACATGGAGAAAATCAAAACTGATTTCAACAATCAAACACAAGAGTTTAGATCAAAATGTGAACAAATTGCATCGCTCCAATACCATATAGATATGGAAAAGCGCACAACCAGTGAGTTACAGAAGGAACTCCAAGCTTTACTTGGACCACTGAATAATATTCAAGGGCAACAAGGTCAACAAGGAGACCAGAACAACAAGGACGTCTCTATGTACAAAGCTGAATCAATGCGATCTCAAGTTCAGTATTTAGAAGGACGTGTTAAATTGGTAGAAGAAAGATTGGCACTTTATAGAATATCTGTTAGGGATTCTACAAAAGAAGTAGGAATTGTTTCGACCGACTGTAAAAGACTGGAACAGCTTATAGAACGACTCGTAGTCCATGAATCTACAACTATAGAAAAAACGCTAATAGAACTGAGAGAAAGTACTGAGACGCGAAGGTGTGTCTTAGAAGAGTCAATTGATGAAATACTTAAACAAGCACCAGGTGTTATATCACGTGACGCAAATGAAATTCGCGCTCAAATTACATCACTAAAAAAGCAAGCAGAACAAAGCAGATTGAATGATGTTATAATAAGATGTTCTAGACTATTTCCGAGAATAGAAGCCTGTGAAAAAGCTCAGTTTGCGATTAACGATAAGGTTATAAGCAAACAGTGGAAGGAAAGTACAGCTCAACCAAAGTATACACCGAAGCCAAGAAGAAGCATAGATCatacaaatacaacattttctGGGTTGCCAAAGAAACCACCGCCGATGCCACTGTTACTTCGATCAAAAACTCACAATGGAAATTCACCTGTTTGGAAAAGAAAGTATTCTACTTCTATGGATAGCATTTTACTATCTCCAACCTTGATTGATCTGTCTGTTAGTCCAAATCCGTCACCTCGTGCTACAACGGAGACGAAGTCGAGGGTGTCATTCTTCCCGCCAGGTCGACCACTTTCGGCATTTTCCAATTCGTCTCTTGGAAAGACTAGCCAATAA